DNA from Longimicrobium sp.:
AACGGGAGGGGGTAACTTCGAGCGCGTGGCGCGGCCTATTGCGCACTCCCCGTCTCACGTGCGACGCAATCGTGGCGGCCTGTCCCGCTCTCCACGCCACCTTCGTCGCCGCGCTGAGTTCTCCCCTCCCCTGCGCAGCGGGGGAGGGGCTGGGGGAGGGGGCCAGCCGGGCGGGCAGGATGTCCGTCGAAGCCGCACGGATATCGGCGTGCACTGGGCACTGGGCACTCAGCACTCAGCACTCAGCACTCAAGCACTCCCTCACCGCCCCAGCGCCGCGGCGACGCGCCGCAGCAGCCCGTCGGGCGAGAACGGCTTCGGCAGCAGGTCCACCTCCGGCGCCAGGCCGTGCTCGGCGATCGCGTCGCCCGGATAGCCGCTCATGTAGAGGACGCGCGTGGCCGGGCGGAGGGCGGCCATCGCCTCGGCCAGCCTGCGGCCGCCGCCGCCGGGCATCACCACGTCGGTCAGCAGCAGGTCGATGGCGCCGGCGTGCGCGCGCGCCACCTCCAGCGCCCGCTCGCCGTCCCCCGCCTCGAGCACCGCGTATCCCGCGCGGGAAAGGACGCGGCGGGCCAGCGAGCGCACCGAGTCCTCGTCCTCTACCAGCAGCACCGTCGCCCCGCATCCCCTGCCGGGCGCGGGCTCCGCGGCCGCCGTCTTCTCCCGCGCGCCGTCGGGGACGCGGGGGAGGAGGACGACGAAGCGGCTCCCCTCGCCCGGAAGGCTCTCGGCCCAGACGTAGCCGCCGCTCTGCTTGACGATCCCGTACACGGTGCTGAGGCCCAGCCCCGTCCCCTTCCCCGCCGGCTTGGTGGTGAAGAAGGGCTCGAACAGGTGCTGCAGCACGTCGGGCTCCATCCCCATCCCGCTGTCCTCCACGTCCAGCCGCACGTAGGCGCCGGCCTGCACGTAGTACGGCCACCCCGTCCGCGGCTCGGGCGGGACGGCCGCCGCAGAGGTGGAGATCGCCAGCCGGCCGCCGCCCGGCATCGCGTCGCGCGCGTTCACCGCGAGGTTGAGGACGACCTGCTCCACCTGCCCGGGGTCCGCCTCCACCTGCCCCGCCTCGGGGTCGAGCGAGACGGTGATGGCGACGTCCTCCTCGATCAGCCGCCGCAGCATCCGCTGGGTGTCGGCGATCACGGCGTTCAGGTCGACCACGCGCGGCTGCAGCACCTGGCGGCGGCTGAAGGCGAGGAGCTGGCGGGTGAGGTCGCTGGCGCGCTGCGCGGCACGGTCGATCTCCTCCACCTCCTCGCGCCACGGGCTGGCGGCGGGGAGGTCGGCCAGGAGGAGGCCGGCGTTCCCCTTGATGGCCGTCAGCAGGTTGTTGAAGTCGTGCGCCACCCCGCCGGCCAGGCGGCCGACGGCCTCCATCTTCTGCGCCTGCCGGAGCTGCGCCTGCAGCTTGCGCTCGTCGGTCACGTCGCGGACGACGGCCGCCGCGCACTGCACCCCGCCGCCCGCGCCGGGCACGGGCGAGACGGTGGCGGAGACAAGCATCCGCCGCCCCTCGCGCGTCATGCGGTCGGTCTCGCGCAGGGCCACGCGCTCGCCGGCGGCCACGCGCGCCAGCGTCTCGCGCTCTTCCGCGTGCGCGTCGGCGGGAAGGAGGTCGAACACCGAGCGGCCGACCGCCTCGGCCTCGCTCCAGCCGAACATCCGCCCGGCGGCGTCGTTCCAGCTCAGCACCGTGCCGTCGAAGGCCTTGCAGATCACCGCGTCGTCCATCGATCCCACCACGGCGGCCAGGCGGCGCACCTCGTCCTCGCGGCGGCGGCCGGCGGTGGCGTCGACCATCACCCCGCGCAGCTGCACCTCGCCGTCGGCGCCGCGGGCCACGCAGACGGAATCGCGCAGCCAGAGCGTGGAGCCGTCGGCGGCGCGGACGCGGTACTCGAAGGCGTGGTCGCGCCCCTCGGCCGTGGCCTCGGCGCAGAGGTCGATCACCCACCGGCGGTCGTCGGGGTGGATCAGCGCCTCCCAGAACCCCGGCTCGTCGAGCCAGCGGTCGACCGGGTAGCCCAGCAGCGCGTGCGCGTGCTCGGAGACGAAGGTGAAGCGCAGCGGCGTTCCCCGCGCCTCCCAGACGATGGCGTCGAGCCCCTCCACCAGCTCGCGCAGGCGCCGCTCGGCGGCCTCGGCGTCGGCGCGGGCGCTGCGCTCGCGCTGCAGCAGCTCGGCGCGCACGGTCTCCAGCCGCACCCGCTCGCTGGCGTCGCGGACGAACACGCTCAGCCCCTCGGGCGACGGATAGGCGTGCACCTCGAACCAGGCGCGCGATCCGGGTGCCTGGCCGGTGACCTGCCGGGGTGCCTGCTCGTGCATCGCCTCGCGGAACATCGCCTCGAACCCGGTGCCGGCGAGGTTCGGCATCTCCTCCCACACCGTGCGGCCGATCAGCTCGTGCTGGGGACGCCGCGCGAGCCGTTCGGCGACGGGGTTGAGGTAGGTGAAGCGCCAGTCGACGTCGAGCGCGAAGAAGCCGTCCGTCATCCGCTCCAGCACGGCGATGCGCTCGCCCTCCGCGCGGGCCAGGCGGCCGACACGGTCCATCGCCGCGCCGATCGCCCGGGCCACGCGGCCCAGGAAGGCGGCGGACTCGGCCTCGAGGGGGAGATGGGGATTGACCCCGGCCAGCAGCACCCCGCCCGCCTGCCCGGGGATGCGCACGGCCACGATCCGCCCCGCGTCGCCCGCGCGCAGCCCGGGGACGGCGGTGAGCTCCGTCGCGCGGTCGGTGGCCAGCGCGCGGGCGATCGCCGGCTCGCGCGGGTCGAGCGCCGCGTCCGCGTCCAGCGCGCCGGCGGGAAGACCGGCCGAGGCGCGCAGCCGCAGCCACCCGGCCGGGTCGGGGCGGAAGACGGCGGCCCAGGGCAGGTCTTCGCCCACGGCGGCGGCGGCGGCCAGCTGCAGCGCCACCTCGGCGTCGTCGGCCGCGCTGGCGGCCGCGAGCGTGCGGGCGACGGCCTGGCTGCGGCGGCGGGAGAGGACGTGCTCGGTGGTGTCGATGATGGAGACGAAGATCCCGGCGACCTCCCCGGAATCACCGCGGATGGGCGAGTAGCTGAAGGTGAAGAACGACTCCTCGCGGCCGCCGCGGCGGTCCAGCAGGAAGCGCTCGTCCTCGCTCCAGGTGGCCTCGCCGGTCTCCAGCACGCGCTGGAATCGCGGCCCGGCGGTGTCCCAGATCTCCCCCCAGAACTCGCGCGCGGGGCGGCCGAGCGCGGCGGGGTGGCGGTGGCCCAGGATGGGGACGTAGGCGTCGTTGTAGAGCTGGATCAGCTCCGGCCCCCACAGCACCACCATGGGAAAGCGCGACCCCAGCACCATGTCCACCGCCGCGCGCAGGCTCGGCGGCCACGCGTGGCGCGGGCCCACGGGTGTGGCCCCCCAGTCGACCGCCTGCATCAGCGCCGCCGCGGCGCCCGCGTGCCGTCCGCCGCCATCCGCCTCCTGTGCGTGCGCCCGGGGAAAGATTCCATCGGGCCGCCAAGGAATCGTGGCGGCCGCGCTGCTCGTCGTCTCCAAACGTCGTCGTCCCGCGCTGCGTGCATGCACCCGGGCGTCACCATGCGCGGGCGAACGGCGCGTGCGCTGGCGAAAGGCGCGCCACGTCGCCCGATCTCCATAAACTCTTTTTGTGATTGGACTTAGAGATATCGAGGAACGATGGGAGATGATCAGCGCATTGGATGGATTTCGTACGGGAGGACGACGGGTGGCCGGATTCTGGTCATCGCGCGCAGGTCGATGACATGGACGTGTCGAGATT
Protein-coding regions in this window:
- a CDS encoding PAS domain S-box protein, whose amino-acid sequence is METTSSAAATIPWRPDGIFPRAHAQEADGGGRHAGAAAALMQAVDWGATPVGPRHAWPPSLRAAVDMVLGSRFPMVVLWGPELIQLYNDAYVPILGHRHPAALGRPAREFWGEIWDTAGPRFQRVLETGEATWSEDERFLLDRRGGREESFFTFSYSPIRGDSGEVAGIFVSIIDTTEHVLSRRRSQAVARTLAAASAADDAEVALQLAAAAAVGEDLPWAAVFRPDPAGWLRLRASAGLPAGALDADAALDPREPAIARALATDRATELTAVPGLRAGDAGRIVAVRIPGQAGGVLLAGVNPHLPLEAESAAFLGRVARAIGAAMDRVGRLARAEGERIAVLERMTDGFFALDVDWRFTYLNPVAERLARRPQHELIGRTVWEEMPNLAGTGFEAMFREAMHEQAPRQVTGQAPGSRAWFEVHAYPSPEGLSVFVRDASERVRLETVRAELLQRERSARADAEAAERRLRELVEGLDAIVWEARGTPLRFTFVSEHAHALLGYPVDRWLDEPGFWEALIHPDDRRWVIDLCAEATAEGRDHAFEYRVRAADGSTLWLRDSVCVARGADGEVQLRGVMVDATAGRRREDEVRRLAAVVGSMDDAVICKAFDGTVLSWNDAAGRMFGWSEAEAVGRSVFDLLPADAHAEERETLARVAAGERVALRETDRMTREGRRMLVSATVSPVPGAGGGVQCAAAVVRDVTDERKLQAQLRQAQKMEAVGRLAGGVAHDFNNLLTAIKGNAGLLLADLPAASPWREEVEEIDRAAQRASDLTRQLLAFSRRQVLQPRVVDLNAVIADTQRMLRRLIEEDVAITVSLDPEAGQVEADPGQVEQVVLNLAVNARDAMPGGGRLAISTSAAAVPPEPRTGWPYYVQAGAYVRLDVEDSGMGMEPDVLQHLFEPFFTTKPAGKGTGLGLSTVYGIVKQSGGYVWAESLPGEGSRFVVLLPRVPDGAREKTAAAEPAPGRGCGATVLLVEDEDSVRSLARRVLSRAGYAVLEAGDGERALEVARAHAGAIDLLLTDVVMPGGGGRRLAEAMAALRPATRVLYMSGYPGDAIAEHGLAPEVDLLPKPFSPDGLLRRVAAALGR